One genomic region from Pseudodesulfovibrio sp. S3 encodes:
- a CDS encoding Gfo/Idh/MocA family oxidoreductase yields the protein MSKSQKIVVIGAGYWGKNLIRNFYNLGALACICDNNEATLASFREQYPGVDTCVKLSEALGREDITGVVVATPAEMHFEQAKAALLAGKHVYVEKPLVLNEDHARELISIADSRERVLMVGHLLQYHPAFLAIRTLASAGDLGRINYICSHRLNLGKIRREENILWSFAPHDISMILSLAGEEPESVMAVGANYLHEHIADVTTTHLEFPSGLKAHIFVSWLHPFKEQKLVVVGDKKMAVFDDTKPWPEKLVLYPHEVRWENNTPVPNKADGFPVKLSQSEPLKLECQHFLDCLEQGQTPRTDGHEGLRVLKVLNASQKSLDNHGRLVTMRGDAQGEKAVSEVFVHETAVLDDNVTLGSGSKVWHFSHILSGSVIGKNVSMGQSVCVGPNVTVGDGCKIQNNVSVYTGVTLEENVFCGPSMVFTNVFNPRANISRMSEVRPTRVGKGATLGANCVIVCGNDIGRYALVGAGAVVTKAVPDHALVMGNPARLSGWVCQCGVKLEDNACPECGKTYDFPEQPAA from the coding sequence ATGTCAAAATCACAGAAGATAGTTGTTATCGGCGCCGGATACTGGGGTAAAAACCTGATCCGCAATTTTTACAACCTGGGCGCTCTGGCGTGCATTTGTGACAACAATGAGGCCACGCTGGCCTCATTTCGGGAGCAGTATCCGGGTGTGGACACCTGTGTGAAACTGTCCGAGGCTTTGGGCCGTGAGGACATCACTGGCGTGGTGGTGGCCACCCCTGCTGAGATGCATTTTGAGCAGGCCAAGGCTGCTCTCCTGGCGGGTAAGCATGTGTACGTGGAAAAGCCGTTGGTCCTGAACGAGGACCATGCCAGGGAGTTGATCTCCATTGCCGACAGCCGTGAGCGAGTGCTCATGGTCGGTCATCTGCTCCAGTACCATCCGGCCTTTCTGGCCATCCGAACCCTTGCCAGCGCTGGCGACCTGGGAAGGATCAATTATATCTGTTCCCACCGGCTCAATCTGGGCAAGATCAGGCGCGAGGAGAACATACTCTGGTCCTTTGCTCCCCATGACATATCCATGATCCTGTCCCTGGCGGGCGAGGAACCGGAATCCGTCATGGCCGTGGGCGCCAACTACCTGCACGAGCACATTGCCGACGTCACTACTACCCATCTGGAATTTCCCTCCGGACTCAAGGCCCACATCTTCGTGTCCTGGCTGCATCCGTTCAAGGAACAAAAGCTGGTAGTGGTGGGCGACAAGAAGATGGCCGTGTTTGATGACACCAAACCCTGGCCCGAAAAACTGGTCCTCTATCCCCATGAAGTCCGCTGGGAAAACAACACCCCGGTGCCTAACAAGGCCGACGGGTTTCCGGTCAAGCTATCCCAGTCCGAGCCACTCAAGCTCGAATGCCAGCATTTTCTCGACTGCCTCGAACAGGGGCAAACGCCGCGCACCGATGGTCATGAAGGGCTGCGCGTGCTCAAGGTGCTCAATGCGAGCCAGAAGTCCCTGGACAACCACGGTCGTCTGGTGACCATGAGAGGGGACGCCCAGGGAGAAAAGGCCGTTTCTGAAGTATTCGTACACGAAACAGCGGTCCTCGATGATAATGTGACTTTGGGCAGCGGGTCCAAGGTCTGGCATTTTTCCCACATCCTGTCCGGGTCCGTCATCGGGAAAAACGTAAGCATGGGACAAAGTGTCTGCGTCGGGCCAAACGTCACTGTCGGCGACGGCTGCAAGATTCAGAACAACGTCTCGGTCTATACCGGCGTAACCTTGGAAGAGAATGTCTTTTGCGGGCCGTCCATGGTTTTCACCAATGTGTTCAATCCCAGGGCGAACATCAGCCGGATGAGCGAGGTCCGGCCCACCAGAGTGGGCAAGGGGGCGACTCTCGGGGCCAACTGCGTCATCGTTTGCGGCAATGATATTGGCCGGTATGCCCTGGTCGGTGCAGGCGCGGTGGTAACCAAGGCCGTACCGGACCACGCATTGGTCATGGGCAACCCGGCCCGTTTGTCCGGCTGGGTCTGTCAGTGCGGGGTCAAGCTTGAAGACAACGCCTGTCCGGAGTGCGGCAAGACCTACGATTTCCCTGAGCAGCCGGCCGCCTGA
- a CDS encoding DegT/DnrJ/EryC1/StrS family aminotransferase translates to MIPFIDLKAQFACIEEDVRGRMDTVLAHGRFIMGPEVAELERELASFAGTDHCISCSSGTDALLMALMAEGVGPGDAVFTTPFTFIATAEVITLLGATPVFVDIDPVTFNMDPRQLDLAATAVRSQDAASYPLPITALGDEPLRLKLVIPVDLFGHPADYDAINAVALKHGLTTLADAAQSFGAQYQDGRAVTCGKIAATSFFPAKPLGCFGDGGAVFTNDETVAEVCRSLRVHGKGGHKYDNVRTGLNARMDTLQAAVLLAKLAIFPDELVKRQVVADGYAQGLSGVPNLVLPVVSPGCTSAWAQYTVRHPRRDEVQAVLKERGVPTAVYYPCPLHLQTAFAYLKYEHGAFPVSEVASQEVFSLPMSPYVEPKTLDEICTHVEAAVNWVSKV, encoded by the coding sequence ATGATTCCCTTCATTGATCTCAAGGCGCAGTTCGCCTGCATTGAAGAAGACGTTCGCGGCCGCATGGACACGGTCCTGGCCCACGGGAGGTTCATCATGGGGCCGGAGGTGGCCGAGCTTGAGCGTGAGCTGGCCTCCTTTGCCGGGACAGACCATTGTATCAGTTGTTCGTCCGGCACTGATGCTTTGCTCATGGCGCTTATGGCCGAGGGAGTGGGGCCCGGCGACGCGGTCTTCACCACGCCCTTCACTTTCATCGCCACCGCCGAGGTCATCACGCTGCTGGGGGCCACCCCTGTATTCGTTGACATCGACCCGGTCACCTTCAACATGGACCCGCGTCAGCTTGATCTGGCCGCCACCGCAGTTCGTAGCCAGGATGCCGCATCATATCCGCTGCCCATCACCGCCCTCGGGGACGAGCCGCTCAGGCTGAAACTGGTCATACCGGTGGACCTGTTCGGACATCCGGCGGACTACGATGCCATCAACGCCGTGGCTTTGAAGCACGGCCTGACGACGTTGGCCGATGCGGCCCAGAGTTTCGGCGCGCAGTACCAGGACGGCAGGGCCGTGACCTGCGGAAAGATAGCGGCCACCAGCTTTTTTCCGGCCAAGCCTCTGGGGTGTTTCGGCGATGGCGGTGCGGTGTTCACCAATGACGAGACCGTGGCCGAGGTCTGTCGTTCGCTGCGGGTGCACGGCAAGGGCGGCCACAAATACGACAATGTGCGGACCGGGCTTAACGCGCGTATGGACACCTTGCAGGCAGCAGTATTGCTGGCCAAGCTGGCCATATTCCCGGATGAACTGGTCAAACGCCAGGTCGTGGCCGACGGCTATGCCCAAGGACTTTCCGGTGTTCCGAACCTTGTTTTGCCGGTGGTCAGCCCCGGCTGCACCAGCGCCTGGGCCCAGTACACGGTGCGCCATCCGAGGCGCGATGAGGTGCAGGCTGTTCTCAAGGAACGGGGGGTGCCGACTGCCGTGTACTATCCCTGCCCATTGCATCTGCAAACAGCCTTTGCCTATCTCAAGTACGAGCATGGCGCGTTTCCGGTGTCCGAAGTCGCATCTCAGGAAGTCTTTTCCCTGCCCATGTCCCCTTATGTCGAACCGAAAACCCTGGACGAGATCTGCACCCATGTGGAAGCGGCCGTCAACTGGGTCTCCAAGGTGTGA
- the wecB gene encoding UDP-N-acetylglucosamine 2-epimerase (non-hydrolyzing): MDRLTLVTIVGARPQFVKAATVSRAVNAHNRTGDGPELVEYLVHTGQHYDHAMSQTFFDELNIARPDENLGVGSGPHGAQTARMLEALESVLTRNSHDAVLVYGDTNSTLAGALAAAKLHTPVFHVEAGLRSFNKAIPEEVNRILTDHVSSLLLCPTQTAVDNLRRESITQGVHLVGDVMYDSVVHYRTQADGKTDPPDFQGLTAGGYLLATVHRAENTDHREKLEAILSALGEMGRTTPVILALHPRTRKLAQAHGLSIPETVQVVEPLPYLSMLRLQANALGIVTDSGGIQKEAFFLGKPCLTVREETEWLETVEFGANTLAGTDREIMRGWHNAVRQGAFHMPEDVHPYGDGNAAGRIVETILDHFSHRT, from the coding sequence ATGGACAGGCTGACTCTGGTGACCATCGTGGGGGCTCGTCCCCAGTTCGTCAAGGCTGCTACCGTGTCCAGGGCCGTCAATGCCCATAACAGGACCGGCGATGGGCCTGAATTGGTGGAATATCTTGTGCACACGGGCCAACACTATGACCATGCCATGAGCCAGACGTTTTTCGACGAGTTGAATATAGCCCGTCCGGACGAGAACCTGGGCGTGGGTTCCGGGCCGCATGGGGCGCAGACAGCCAGGATGCTCGAAGCCCTGGAATCAGTCCTGACCCGGAACAGCCATGACGCTGTCCTGGTTTACGGTGACACCAACTCCACCCTGGCCGGAGCCTTGGCTGCGGCCAAGCTGCACACCCCGGTCTTTCATGTGGAGGCGGGGCTGCGCAGTTTCAACAAGGCCATTCCCGAAGAAGTCAACCGCATTCTCACCGACCATGTTTCTTCTCTGCTCCTTTGTCCGACGCAGACCGCCGTGGACAACCTGCGTCGTGAATCCATCACCCAGGGCGTGCACCTGGTTGGCGATGTCATGTATGATTCGGTTGTGCACTACCGTACACAGGCGGACGGTAAGACGGACCCGCCCGACTTTCAGGGCCTGACTGCGGGCGGTTATTTGTTGGCCACCGTGCACCGGGCAGAGAACACTGATCACAGGGAAAAGCTGGAAGCCATTCTGTCCGCATTGGGAGAGATGGGGCGAACAACGCCGGTGATCCTGGCCTTGCACCCCCGGACTCGCAAGCTGGCGCAGGCCCATGGGTTGTCCATCCCGGAAACGGTCCAGGTGGTGGAGCCTTTACCATACCTGTCCATGCTCCGGCTCCAGGCGAATGCCCTTGGCATTGTCACCGACTCCGGCGGTATCCAGAAGGAGGCGTTTTTCCTCGGCAAGCCGTGTCTGACAGTCCGCGAGGAGACCGAGTGGCTTGAGACGGTGGAGTTCGGGGCCAACACCCTGGCGGGTACGGACCGCGAGATCATGCGCGGCTGGCACAACGCGGTCAGGCAGGGCGCGTTTCATATGCCCGAAGACGTTCATCCTTATGGGGATGGCAACGCCGCCGGCCGAATCGTTGAAACCATTTTAGACCATTTCAGCCACCGGACCTAA
- a CDS encoding glycosyltransferase codes for MKRISVVVPSYNHAPYIEACLDSIYFQDYGNLEIVIVDDCSPDGSGDIIQRWVDNIDVERVSFAAYYDEEKHEIVRHEHRRYDKNRTVVFLRNKQNMGSTRTYNRGFKVATGEYCAFVASDDICHPQMFSTLAKPLDEDAADFVFSDLFIVDDAMRIVREFQFPDYDFKRNFCDWYLCGVATLYRRSLHERFGWYDETAMADDHECYLRFAMNGARFLHVAKTLYSSRSHENRQVGLHGSDRFNALLEHSKELAMKARQWMRDTNER; via the coding sequence ATGAAGCGCATATCCGTCGTCGTTCCCAGCTACAATCACGCGCCGTATATCGAGGCGTGTCTCGACTCCATTTATTTCCAGGACTACGGGAATCTGGAAATCGTCATCGTGGACGATTGCTCTCCCGACGGGTCGGGCGACATAATCCAGCGGTGGGTGGACAACATTGATGTGGAGCGGGTTTCCTTTGCGGCCTACTATGATGAAGAGAAGCATGAGATCGTCCGGCATGAGCACCGGCGGTACGACAAGAACCGCACGGTGGTGTTCCTGCGCAACAAGCAGAATATGGGATCCACCCGGACCTACAACCGGGGATTCAAGGTGGCCACGGGCGAGTATTGCGCCTTTGTAGCCTCGGACGATATCTGTCATCCCCAGATGTTTTCCACCTTGGCCAAGCCGTTGGATGAAGATGCTGCGGACTTTGTGTTTTCCGACCTGTTCATCGTTGACGACGCTATGCGGATAGTGCGCGAATTCCAGTTCCCGGACTACGACTTCAAACGCAATTTCTGTGACTGGTATCTGTGCGGTGTGGCAACCCTGTACCGCCGGTCCCTGCACGAACGCTTCGGCTGGTATGACGAGACGGCCATGGCCGACGATCACGAGTGCTATTTGCGTTTCGCCATGAATGGGGCGCGATTCCTGCATGTGGCGAAGACTCTGTATTCCTCGCGAAGCCATGAGAACAGACAGGTAGGGCTGCACGGTTCCGATCGCTTCAACGCCCTGCTCGAACACTCCAAAGAGCTGGCCATGAAGGCCAGGCAATGGATGAGGGATACCAATGAGAGATAG